Part of the Apilactobacillus apisilvae genome is shown below.
TACATCATAATGCTTTGGGAGCGCTTTTTTATGTAAACGACTATGAACTTCAAATGAACAAAAATTCTGATGAAGCAACCTCTTCATGGGCACATGAAATGCGTAAAATAAGTGGTGGCAAACCGGTTGTTCTATATGGTTCTAGAAGTAAAATCGATGGTTTCGATAATAAGACTTTAAAAGACTATAATAATATCTGGCTAGCTTCTTACTCTAAGTATATGCCTAATCCTTCGTATCACTATGATTTGTGGCAATTTACCGATAAATATCCAAGTGTTTCTTTAAATCAGCGCTTAGATGCTAATATGGTTCCTTATAATGGTAATATTAATAATCTTTTGTATCAAAAACATAAACAGGGGTCTAAAGTTCACTTAGAAAATTATTATCATCAAAAGAACATGAGTTATTTTAAGGTCATTAATAAAAAGGGGATTCCACTTTACGTTAACGGAAAGTATCTGAGAACTGCTAAGTATGGTGAAGTATTAGCTATTAAGTCATTCGATATTAAAAATAATCGTGTTATGGCAAAAGGAAATTTAGCGACTTATACTTCTCGAAAAACTTCAGTTGCTATTTATCAATAATAAAAGGGAGTTTTTATATGAAGCAAAATTTAATTAAGAAAGCTTTAGTTAGTATCGTTTTAATTGGTGGTTTATTATTAACCGGTAATTCCATAGCATCGGCGAATGTAAATCATAATTCTCATTCTAGTGATATCAAAACTTATCATAGATCAATTAAATTAAATAACGAAAAAGTATCGATAAATAATAAAGGAACACTTTATACTAATAAGCATCATATCAATTTAAATAAACTGATTGATTCGAATAACTATGCAGCAACTGTTTCTAAAAAATCAATGACTACGAAATTCTATAAAGTTACTAAAAATCAAAAACGTCATTTTAGCCAATCGGTAAAATATTATGTAAATATTTATGGTAAAGGTTTTAATGAAAAGGGTTGGTTAAGTAGTAAATATGTTCATTTTAATAAATCTGATGAAATGAAAAATACACCCCTATATGCCACTCATCCTTAAAAAGATATAAAAAAATAGAACCCCCTTATGGGAGTTCTATTTTTTATATTCTTTCAAATGTTATTTAACGATTTGGCAGAATTCAATTTTTTCGTGGTTAGGACCTTGAATATTGAAGAAACGAATACCATTATCCCAGAATGAAGGGATTGATTGGATTTCGTCATCTAAAACATTGAAGCCTTGTTCTTTAGCGGCAGCAAATGCTTTATCAACATCAGTACAGTTCATAGAAATATGGT
Proteins encoded:
- a CDS encoding GH25 family lysozyme, coding for MIINKKAIKFMLVIVLLFCVFFFCSKTVNADNKSDSPVAYDISQYQGYLTDNQAKQLKKEIKFVILRVQDGSYMDVKFQNNVKLMNRYNIKYGVYSYSEYTNSYQARIEARRLHHNALGALFYVNDYELQMNKNSDEATSSWAHEMRKISGGKPVVLYGSRSKIDGFDNKTLKDYNNIWLASYSKYMPNPSYHYDLWQFTDKYPSVSLNQRLDANMVPYNGNINNLLYQKHKQGSKVHLENYYHQKNMSYFKVINKKGIPLYVNGKYLRTAKYGEVLAIKSFDIKNNRVMAKGNLATYTSRKTSVAIYQ